A part of Macrobrachium nipponense isolate FS-2020 chromosome 26, ASM1510439v2, whole genome shotgun sequence genomic DNA contains:
- the LOC135199911 gene encoding organic cation transporter protein-like, whose protein sequence is MAWGGLAYFIREWRTLQLVASFPNLLILPALYFIDESPRWLITKGQHDKAVKVLQKAARWNNSELPSEAELRTLMQEIEEEAKRKRESAPKTTTSTIRKKLSGILSRPLLCSTKRISLITVIMCVDYFVAATVFYGLSLNGTNFSADPFIYMILSGLMEVPAYSVTAPVIQKFGRKKTTVFGFAVTGVAILALAFISEDVVWLVMTFALVGKMLISVAFQTIYVYVNELFPTVVRGEGLGVAFIASKIGSVIAPYITEYLV, encoded by the exons ATGGCGTGGGGGGGACTTGCTTATTTCATAAGAGAATGGAGGACCCTACAGCTGGTTGCATCATTTCCAAACCTCCTCATCTTGCCTGCTCTTTA TTTTATAGACGAATCGCCCCGCTGGCTAATTACCAAAGGCCAACACGACAAGGCAGTGAAGGTACTGCAGAAAGCAGCGCGCTGGAATAACTCCGAACTCCCCTCAGAGGCTGAGCTCAGAACTCTCATGCAAGAAATTGAAGAAGAG GCCAAGAGGAAGAGGGAGTCTGCCCCAAAAACTACAACTTCTACAATTCGTAAGAAGCTGTCTGGCATCCTGTCAAGACCTCTTCTCTGCAG CACGAAGAGAATTAGCCTGATCACAGTCATCATGTGCGTGGATTACTTCGTAGCGGCCACCGTTTTCTATGGCCTGAGTCTCAACGGCACCAACTTCAGCGCAGACCCTTTTATTTACATGATCCTCTCCGGGCTTATGGAAGTTCCAGCCTACTCCGTCACGGCGCCAGTCATACAGAAGTTCGGCAGGAAGAAAACCACCGTCTTTGGCTTTGCTGTGACTGGTGTTGCCATCCTAGCTCTGGCTTTTATCTCTGAAG ATGTCGTGTGGCTGGTCATGACGTTCGCTTTGGTGGGGAAGATGCTTATCAGTGTGGCTTTCCAGACCATTTACGTCTACGTCAACGAGCTCTTCCCCACGGTCGTCAGAGGGGAAGGACTCGGGGTCGCCTTCATAGCCTCGAAAATCGGGTCGGTGATTGCGCCTTACATTACAGAGTACCTT gtttaa